A single Brassica rapa cultivar Chiifu-401-42 chromosome A04, CAAS_Brap_v3.01, whole genome shotgun sequence DNA region contains:
- the LOC103864669 gene encoding BAHD acyltransferase At3g29680-like isoform X2 yields MAYNVIKISRISPAKDLVDSLILPLSFFDLVWLKDIPTNRVSFYKLTESSRDSFYSLILPKLEHSLSLVLSHFLPLSGHLKWNQEDPKPHIIISPQDAVSLTVAETDADFTHLSGKGLRYQTELRPLVPELPVSSDSAPILTLQITLFPNQGFCIGTTIHHAAVDGKTLVKFLKSWAHICKYGAIPQDLDLPMVLDRTVINLPSELPNLSVDVRTLKLPPVKEIEEDVVRFAFELTHENVKKLRERAKSESTRSDLQLSTFVVTYAYVLTCVVKARGVNADQPVPFTFVADFRDRLDPPVPASYFGNCVLPVNFLGYKAKTFLGEEGFVNGVEIVNDAVRDLSLRGAESIWELYEEGLKKIEPGIKKLSVGGSNRFGIYETDFGWGRPVHTENVSNSGNLLYSMSESRDEAGGVEIGMCLKKCEMDVFVTEFQNGL; encoded by the coding sequence TCCCACTCAGTTTCTTCGACTTAGTGTGGCTAAAAGACATTCCCACGAACCGAGTCAGCTTCTACAAACTCACCGAGTCATCTCGCGACTCCTTCTACTCACTCATCCTCCCCAAGCTCGAGCACTCCCTCTCCCTCGTCCTTTCACACTTTCTCCCTCTCTCCGGCCACCTCAAGTGGAACCAAGAAGATCCCAAGCCCCACATCATCATCTCACCGCAAGATGCCGTCTCTCTCACGGTGGCTGAGACAGACGCTGACTTCACTCATCTTTCCGGCAAAGGGCTCCGTTACCAGACTGAGCTACGCCCTCTAGTCCCCGAGTTACCGGTTTCCTCTGACTCAGCGCCTATTCTCACTCTTCAAATCACTTTGTTCCCCAACCAAGGCTTTTGCATCGGAACCACAATCCACCACGCTGCCGTGGACGGCAAGACTCTCGTGAAATTTCTCAAATCATGGGCTCACATCTGTAAGTACGGAGCAATACCGCAAGATCTTGACCTACCTATGGTTCTAGATCGTACGGTTATAAATCTTCCATCCGAACTGCCGAATCTCTCTGTAGACGTAAGAACACTAAAGCTTCCTCCCGTGAAAGAGATCGAAGAAGACGTGGTCAGGTTCGCGTTCGAGCTGACTCATGAGAACGTGAAGAAACTCAGGGAGCGAGCCAAAAGCGAGTCGACTCGGTCTGATCTTCAGCTGTCAACTTTCGTAGTCACGTACGCTTACGTACTGACATGCGTCGTGAAAGCGCGTGGAGTCAACGCAGACCAACCGGTTCCTTTCACGTTTGTTGCTGATTTTAGAGACCGGTTAGACCCGCCGGTTCCTGCGAGCTACTTTGGGAACTGCGTGTTGCCTGTCAACTTCTTAGGGTACAAAGCCAAGACGTTTTTGGGAGAAGAGGGGTTTGTGAACGGTGTGGAGATTGTCAATGATGCGGTCAGAGATTTGAGTTTGAGAGGGGCTGAGTCGATATGGGAGTTGTATGAGGAAGGGTTGAAAAAGATTGAACCAGGTATAAAGAAGCTGTCCGTTGGTGGGTCTAACAGGTTTGGGATATATGAGACGGATTTTGGGTGGGGACGACCCGTTCACACTGAGAATGTATCCAACAGCGGAAACCTTCTCTACTCTATGTCGGAGAGCAGGGATGAAGCCGGTGGTGTGGAGATTGGCATGTGTTTGAAGAAATGTGAGATGGATGTTTTTGTTACTGAGTTTCAAAATGGACTGTAA
- the LOC103864669 gene encoding BAHD acyltransferase At3g29680-like isoform X1, whose translation MAYNVIKISRISPAKDLVDSLILPLSFFDLVWLKDIPTNRVSFYKLTESSRDSFYSLILPKLEHSLSLVLSHFLPLSGHLKWNQEDPKPHIIISPQDAVSLTVAETDADFTHLSGKGLRYQTELRPLVPELPVSSDSAPILTLQITLFPNQGFCIGTTIHHAAVDGKTLVKFLKSWAHICKYGAIPQDLDLPMVLDRTVINLPSELPNLSVDVRTLKLPPVKEIEEDVVRFAFELTHENVKKLRERAKSESTRSDLQLSTFVVTYAYVLTCVVKARGVNADQPVPFTFVADFRDRLDPPVPASYFGNCVLPVNFLGYKAKTFLGEEGFVNGVEIVNDAVRDLSLRGAESIWELYEEGLKKIEPGIKKLSVGGSNRFGIYETDFGWGRPVHTENVSNSGNLLYSMSESRDEAGGVEIGMCLKKCEMDVFVTEFQNGL comes from the coding sequence atccTCCCACTCAGTTTCTTCGACTTAGTGTGGCTAAAAGACATTCCCACGAACCGAGTCAGCTTCTACAAACTCACCGAGTCATCTCGCGACTCCTTCTACTCACTCATCCTCCCCAAGCTCGAGCACTCCCTCTCCCTCGTCCTTTCACACTTTCTCCCTCTCTCCGGCCACCTCAAGTGGAACCAAGAAGATCCCAAGCCCCACATCATCATCTCACCGCAAGATGCCGTCTCTCTCACGGTGGCTGAGACAGACGCTGACTTCACTCATCTTTCCGGCAAAGGGCTCCGTTACCAGACTGAGCTACGCCCTCTAGTCCCCGAGTTACCGGTTTCCTCTGACTCAGCGCCTATTCTCACTCTTCAAATCACTTTGTTCCCCAACCAAGGCTTTTGCATCGGAACCACAATCCACCACGCTGCCGTGGACGGCAAGACTCTCGTGAAATTTCTCAAATCATGGGCTCACATCTGTAAGTACGGAGCAATACCGCAAGATCTTGACCTACCTATGGTTCTAGATCGTACGGTTATAAATCTTCCATCCGAACTGCCGAATCTCTCTGTAGACGTAAGAACACTAAAGCTTCCTCCCGTGAAAGAGATCGAAGAAGACGTGGTCAGGTTCGCGTTCGAGCTGACTCATGAGAACGTGAAGAAACTCAGGGAGCGAGCCAAAAGCGAGTCGACTCGGTCTGATCTTCAGCTGTCAACTTTCGTAGTCACGTACGCTTACGTACTGACATGCGTCGTGAAAGCGCGTGGAGTCAACGCAGACCAACCGGTTCCTTTCACGTTTGTTGCTGATTTTAGAGACCGGTTAGACCCGCCGGTTCCTGCGAGCTACTTTGGGAACTGCGTGTTGCCTGTCAACTTCTTAGGGTACAAAGCCAAGACGTTTTTGGGAGAAGAGGGGTTTGTGAACGGTGTGGAGATTGTCAATGATGCGGTCAGAGATTTGAGTTTGAGAGGGGCTGAGTCGATATGGGAGTTGTATGAGGAAGGGTTGAAAAAGATTGAACCAGGTATAAAGAAGCTGTCCGTTGGTGGGTCTAACAGGTTTGGGATATATGAGACGGATTTTGGGTGGGGACGACCCGTTCACACTGAGAATGTATCCAACAGCGGAAACCTTCTCTACTCTATGTCGGAGAGCAGGGATGAAGCCGGTGGTGTGGAGATTGGCATGTGTTTGAAGAAATGTGAGATGGATGTTTTTGTTACTGAGTTTCAAAATGGACTGTAA